One window of the Manihot esculenta cultivar AM560-2 chromosome 14, M.esculenta_v8, whole genome shotgun sequence genome contains the following:
- the LOC110630863 gene encoding uncharacterized protein LOC110630863 translates to MVYSGETGDRVRGLVMAMGTERSKPPLHNFNLPCLKWGNQKHLRCMKVSDSAASKDKNISNGISTDRQRSSRSPPSKFFASADYEIRSFKRPKTRNDGGGGEGGISEVREKLMFDFKTAADKMKDAILKKGVPDEENDMLEVPGSEKVEDEDEKEQSPSLVPPTEVVADREQEVRPWNLRTRRAACKAPIARNSVTGKGLKIEERNASNFSPLRIEGAKSPRLRGEKKDKEDEKEKETEQVRTKFALALSRKEIEEDFMKMVGHRPARRPKKRHRNVQKQMDMLFPGLWLTEVTVDTYKVPEIPDNGKR, encoded by the exons ATGGTGTATTCTGGGGAGACAGGAGACAGAGTAAGAGGCTTGGTTATGGCTATGGGAACAGAGAGATCGAAGCCACCGCTTCACAATTTTAATCTGCCTTGCTTGAAGTGGGGGAATCAGAAGCACCTCCGGTGCATGAAAGTCTCAGATTCCGCTGCTTCCAAAGATAAGAACATCAGCAATGGAATCTCCACCGATCGCCAGCGCAGTAGCCGATCTCCGCCGTCTAAATTTTTTGCTTCTGCGGATTACGAAATCCGCTCATTCAAGAGACCAAAAACCAGAAACGACGGCGGCGGTGGCGAGGGAGGGATCTCTGAAGTGAGAGAGAAACTGATGTTCGATTTCAAAACAGCGGCAGATAAGATGAAAGATGCAATTTTGAAGAAAGGCGTGCCGGATGAAGAAAACGATATGCTGGAGGTTCCGGGGAGCGAGAAGGTGGAGGATGAGGATGAGAAGGAGCAATCTCCTTCTCTAGTTCCACCGACGGAGGTTGTAGCGGATAGAGAGCAAGAAGTTAGACCGTGGAATCTGCGAACAAGGCgagcagcttgtaaagctccGATTGCCAGAAATTCAGTTACAGGGAAGGGCTTGAAAATTGAGGAGAGGAATGCAAGTAATTTTTCGCCGTTGAGGATTGAGGGTGCGAAATCTCCAAGGTTGAGAGGAGAGAAAAAGGATAAAGAGGATGAGAAGGAAAAGGAGACAGAGCAGGTGAGAACGAAGTTTGCATTGGCTCTCTCGAGGAAGGAGATCGAGGAGGATTTTATGAAGATGGTCGGCCACAGACCTGCTAGGAGGCCCAAGAAGCGACACAGGAACGTGCAGAAGCAGATGGAT ATGCTCTTTCCTGGATTATGGTTGACAGAGGTTACCGTTGATACATATAAGGTGCCGGAGATCCCTGATAACGGGAAG CGGTAG
- the LOC110631172 gene encoding uncharacterized protein LOC110631172 has translation MAIDVCTEISSAGISPRISFSHDLNQTADDVSIDRRLDSCLLDSDFDFCISSSFVQEFSSADELFSNGKILPIEIKKHFVSTKDTDQPKPVPSPRPLQTPTEKKLLKEFLSMSIDADEKPASKSFWQFKRSNSLNCDSSRSKGLIRSLQFLSRSNSTGSAPNPTKQAMFSKETPKPRLRKQHSVPSRKSPAASSGAFYSYNSGQKPPQLRKCGSYGNGVRISPVLNIPAPHISRVTVSLFGFGSLFCNGKAKKKKR, from the coding sequence ATGGCTATAGACGTCTGCACAGAGATTTCAAGCGCTGGAATTAGTCCAAGAATTTCATTCTCCCATGATCTCAACCAAACTGCAGATGATGTGTCCATTGATCGTAGATTAGATTCATGTTTACTGGATTCAGATTTTGATTTCTGCATCAGCAGCAGCTTTGTCCAAGAATTCTCTTCTGCAGATGAGCTCTTCTCTAATGGCAAGATCCTTCCTATCGAAATCAAGAAACACTTCGTTTCTACTAAAGATACTGATCAACCAAAACCTGTCCCTTCTCCTCGTCCTCTGCAAACTCCTACAGAGAAGAAGCTGCTGAAGGAGTTCTTGTCAATGAGCATTGATGCAGATGAAAAGCCTGCGTCGAAATCTTTTTGGCAGTTCAAGAGAAGCAATAGTCTGAATTGTGATAGTTCTCGAAGTAAAGGTCTAATTCGTTCACTCCAGTTTCTTTCAAGAAGCAACTCTACAGGGTCAGCTCCAAATCCTACAAAACAAGCGATGTTCTCCAAGGAAACTCCGAAACCACGTTTGCGAAAACAACATTCTGTTCCGAGCAGAAAATCACCGGCGGCAAGTTCAGGGGCATTCTACTCTTATAATTCAGGGCAGAAACCACCTCAATTAAGGAAATGTGGGTCTTATGGCAATGGAGTTAGAATTAGTCCTGTCTTGAACATACCAGCTCCTCACATTTCCAGAGTAACTGTGAGTCTGTTTGGTTTTGGTTCGCTGTTCTGTAATGGTAAGgctaaaaaaaagaagagatga